In Zingiber officinale cultivar Zhangliang chromosome 1A, Zo_v1.1, whole genome shotgun sequence, a genomic segment contains:
- the LOC122002374 gene encoding uncharacterized protein LOC122002374, translated as MRSCSAAASARFWVVALALMAAASSSLATADGDGGDGRGEREAEARERGRSLLGFKETKGNASYRCSPSGPCLPCQYSQKNDEKYHCSETGYLVPYKCTEIANVENEDNKNKVHRRLASILENSTIVVKEQLFDVHNYKWRKLLDASSNQNTRNVSYITYRSCVPVVVEEKLSFLGFEVIIVGLLLISGPIVYFRQKRLVAIPGAGFVRVPINVPRF; from the exons ATGAGATCTTGCTCTGCCGCGGCCAGCGCGAGATTCTGGGTGGTGGCGCTGGCCTTGATGGCGGCAGCGTCGTCGTCTCTTGCCACCGCGGATGGCGACGGCGGGGACGGAAGAGGAGAACGAGAAGCGGAAGCAAGGGAAAGGGGCAGGTCGCTGCTAGGgttcaaggagacgaaggggaaCGCTTCCTATCGGTGCTCTCCTTCCGGCCCTTGCCTTCCCTGCCAATACTCCCAGAAG AATGATGAGAAATATCACTGCAGTGAAACTGGGTATCTCGTGCCTTACAAATGCACAGAAATAGCAAACGTGGAAAAtgaagataataaaaataaagtcCACAGAAGACTCGCCTCTATTCTAGAGAATTCCACCATTGTTGTAAAGGAGCAGTTGTTTGATGTCCACAATTACAAGTGGAGAAAGCTTTTGGATGCTTCCTCAAATCAGAACACACGGAATGTCAGCTACATCACATATAGGAGCTGTGTACCTGTTGTGGTCGAAGAGAAGTtgtcttttcttggatttgag GTTATCATAGTGGGGTTGCTACTTATAAGTGGACCTATAGTGTACTTTCGGCAAAAACGCCTAGTAGCCATTCCAGGAGCTGGATTCGTGAGGGTTCCCATAAACGTCCCAAGGTTTTGA